One window of the Glycocaulis alkaliphilus genome contains the following:
- a CDS encoding Hsp33 family molecular chaperone, whose protein sequence is MDENKGVSGPDTLGQDDDVVAAFQLDARPVSGRVVRLGPVIDEILSAHDLPVPVAALLGEAVLLAVLIGDSLKFQGRLIVQASGANTNPGGLGGEGAVSFVVADYAVGEGVRGFARYDAERVAALQAEHGPRPGAERLLGSGAFAMTIDQGSDMDRYQGVVALDGPSLAACAEHYFAQSEQVPTRIRLAVGQEMLPGGDMRWRAGGAILQRIAGDDARGHDAHDFADAQVLFDTVEDDELLDPGVSSGRLLYRLFHEDGVRLQPGKPVVKRCTCERERLARILAGFPPEDRDEMVKDGAVVMTCEYCNRDWRFTEAEIDAAG, encoded by the coding sequence ATGGACGAGAACAAGGGTGTATCTGGCCCGGACACGCTGGGTCAGGACGATGACGTAGTAGCCGCATTCCAGCTGGATGCCCGGCCCGTTTCGGGCCGCGTGGTGCGGCTCGGCCCGGTCATTGACGAGATACTCTCCGCGCATGACCTGCCCGTGCCGGTGGCGGCGCTGCTGGGTGAAGCCGTCCTGCTGGCAGTGCTGATCGGGGATTCCCTCAAATTTCAAGGCCGCCTCATCGTGCAGGCCAGCGGTGCCAACACCAATCCCGGCGGTCTGGGCGGCGAGGGCGCTGTCAGCTTCGTGGTCGCGGACTATGCCGTAGGCGAGGGCGTGCGCGGCTTTGCCCGCTATGATGCGGAGCGCGTCGCCGCGCTGCAGGCCGAACACGGCCCGCGCCCCGGCGCCGAGCGCCTGCTGGGTTCGGGTGCCTTTGCGATGACGATTGACCAGGGTTCGGACATGGACCGCTATCAGGGCGTGGTGGCGCTGGATGGTCCTTCGCTGGCGGCCTGCGCAGAACACTATTTTGCGCAGTCCGAGCAGGTGCCCACCCGCATCCGTCTGGCCGTTGGTCAGGAAATGCTCCCCGGCGGAGACATGCGCTGGCGTGCGGGCGGGGCGATCCTGCAGCGCATTGCCGGTGATGATGCGCGCGGCCATGACGCCCATGACTTTGCCGATGCGCAGGTTCTGTTTGATACCGTGGAAGACGATGAATTGCTCGATCCCGGCGTCTCCTCCGGCCGGCTGCTTTACCGGCTCTTCCATGAGGATGGCGTGCGCCTGCAGCCTGGCAAACCGGTTGTGAAACGCTGTACGTGCGAGCGTGAGCGGCTGGCGCGCATCCTTGCCGGTTTCCCGCCCGAAGACCGTGACGAGATGGTCAAAGACGGCGCCGTTGTGATGACGTGCGAGTATTGCAATCGCGACTGGCGCTTCACCGAGGCCGAGATCGACGCGGCGGGGTAG
- a CDS encoding aspartate aminotransferase family protein: MPTPLFDTYAPPSQIFERGEGVFLIERSGDKYLDFISGIAVNALGHAHPKAVAALKAQADKLWHTSNMFTVPGQHELAAKYCQNSFADRVFFTNSGTEAIECAIKTARHYHFVNGRPDRYRIITFTGAFHGRTYGGINAGGNPAYLEGFGPRMEGFDSVPFGDHDAVKAAITEETAAILVEPVQGEGGVRALPDVCLRGLRQLCDEHGLLLIYDEVQCGAGRTGKLWAHEWAGRAAPDIMAVAKGVGGGFPMGACLTTEAAGAHMVVGTHGSTFGGNPLAMAVGNVVYDELTAPGFLEHVVDMSNFLHQQLHGLADTHSAKVEEVRGKGLLVGLKLKTGYVNKTLAKHARDNHLLIGAAGDNVARMAPPLIIEEAHARQAVEALDKALTALEQG, translated from the coding sequence ATGCCCACACCGCTTTTTGACACCTATGCCCCGCCCTCGCAGATATTCGAGCGTGGTGAAGGCGTCTTTCTGATCGAGCGCAGCGGCGACAAATATCTCGACTTCATCTCCGGCATTGCGGTGAATGCGCTGGGCCATGCCCACCCCAAGGCCGTGGCTGCCCTGAAAGCCCAGGCCGACAAGCTCTGGCACACCTCCAACATGTTCACCGTGCCGGGACAGCACGAGCTGGCGGCGAAATACTGCCAGAACAGCTTTGCCGACCGCGTCTTCTTCACCAATTCCGGCACCGAGGCGATTGAGTGCGCGATCAAGACCGCGCGCCACTATCATTTCGTCAATGGCCGGCCGGACCGCTACCGCATCATCACCTTCACCGGCGCCTTTCATGGCCGCACCTATGGCGGCATCAATGCGGGCGGCAATCCGGCCTATCTGGAAGGCTTCGGCCCGCGCATGGAGGGGTTTGACTCCGTTCCCTTCGGCGATCACGACGCCGTAAAAGCCGCCATCACCGAAGAAACCGCCGCCATCCTGGTCGAGCCCGTACAGGGCGAGGGCGGCGTACGCGCTTTGCCGGATGTGTGCCTGCGGGGTTTGCGCCAGCTATGCGATGAGCACGGGCTTTTGCTGATCTATGACGAGGTGCAGTGCGGGGCAGGCCGTACCGGCAAGCTCTGGGCGCATGAATGGGCGGGCCGCGCCGCGCCGGACATCATGGCGGTCGCCAAAGGGGTCGGCGGCGGCTTCCCGATGGGGGCCTGCCTTACGACCGAGGCGGCAGGCGCGCACATGGTCGTCGGCACGCATGGCTCCACCTTTGGCGGCAATCCGCTGGCCATGGCCGTTGGCAATGTCGTCTATGACGAGCTGACCGCGCCGGGCTTCCTGGAGCACGTGGTGGACATGTCCAATTTCCTGCACCAGCAACTGCATGGGCTGGCCGATACGCATTCAGCCAAGGTTGAAGAGGTGCGCGGCAAGGGTCTGCTCGTCGGTCTGAAGCTGAAGACCGGCTATGTGAACAAGACACTGGCAAAGCATGCGCGCGATAACCATCTGCTGATCGGAGCGGCCGGAGACAATGTGGCCCGTATGGCCCCGCCGCTGATCATTGAAGAAGCTCACGCCCGTCAGGCGGTAGAGGCGCTGGATAAGGCCCTCACTGCGCTTGAGCAGGGCTGA